The Rosa rugosa chromosome 1, drRosRugo1.1, whole genome shotgun sequence genomic sequence ggcttctctctcttccattttctctctttctctctctctctaagtaacaaaggggagggtaaaatagtcttaaaaaacaaaaaaaataaggctcttgaccatttacccaatttgggCCTAATAAATGCtcaatttaaatgtaaaaagatAAGTTTGccctttaaataattaaaaagtcattgaATACCTCaccggactccggtcaccggttgccgGAATCCGGTTACCAAACTCCGGTGACCGGCCGCTGGAATCCAATGATCGGCCGCAGGACTCCGGTGACAGGCGCTGGAATCCTATCACCGGTGGGCGGAGGTTTCCAAAGAGGtcgccggagacttttattaccctccaataaatttttataaagtttattgggggggcaataaaataggACGCGGGACTCCAGTCACCTATCCAGAGGTtgccggagacttttattaacccccaataaatttttattggggccaataaaaagtttattagggggcaataataaaaagtttattaggggcaataaaacAAGACACTGGTCGCCGTATTCCtgtggccggtgaccggattcccgCGGCCGGTGACCAGATTTCAGCGACTGATAACTGGAGTTCCGCGGCTAGCGACCAGAGTCCGGTGAagtctctatctctctctctaagtgacaaagggagagaatgaataaaaaaaataacttaattgggtattagggcaaaaaatatgtaatttgttgggtaagtgggcaatcttataagatgtttgggtaaatggagttagtgtagctcaaatttgggtaaatgaaataaataaaaaaacttaatggggtattaggaaaGACTTcctttagagtgttttgggtaagggagAATTAGAAAAACTtaaaatggggtaagtgggaaaaaaatctctaaaaatggggtaaatagacaaaaatcCAAAATGGAAAAGATATGAACTAGTGGGCTAGTGGCCCTTAGATAGATAGATTTTTGAGGAGCACGAAGGTTAATCGAGATGTATTTCTTTGAAGCTTTTGAGCAGTGAGTTCTATTTGCAGTCTCGTGGAAACAGCAAGCGAGGGAGCAGAGGTAACATTCCAtcctttcttcttgtttttgcttttaGCTTAACACCAAGATTTCTGACTTCATTTAGAATTTCTGAAAACCAGAAAAGAGAGATTGAGTGATTCATTCATGCATAAtaattccaaacaaaaaccgtAAATTAGAGATTGGGATATGGGGAAAGTCGTGTAGAACTTTTCCCTGCCCCCTACATCTGTGATTTGTACCATAAATAGGCATTGCATGCTATCTGCCATAGCCTCCCACAGTGAGGCTATGTAATTTGTCAAGAATCATTCCCATCGCTGATTGTGGCGCTGGGATTTTAGCTGAATTGCACCATATTAAATCTAGAACCTGCTCGAGACTTTAAGCCGAGTGGCTTCTCTATTCGTTGCTCATTCCTTCATTCAATAGCTCATACGCAATTCTTAAACTGAGCTTAGGTTGTGCAGTTGTTAAGGGTCTGACGCTTTTTTGGTTGATCACTTGATTGTCTGCAGAAGTTCTAGCTTCATCTTTTGTATTAAAAAAAGGCACTCCTGAGGTTCACTTATAGAATTTTGTTATGAGGGTTGCATGCCTTTCATGTACTCCTGAGGTTCTACCTAAAAGTAGCCCACTCACCAGCTGTAGACAAACCAAATTTGGTTCTCAGGAAGCTCTCATTTTACTCCGAAACTGCACCACTTTCAATCATCTCAAGCAAATTCATGCTAAGATCATCCGCAGTAGTCTTTCTCGAGACCAATTAATTATTAGGAAACTCATTCAACTTTGCTCTTCCCATGGGAAAATGGACTATGCCACTCTTGTATTTCATCAAATTCAGGGTCACCTTACCTTTACTTGGAATCTAATGATTATGTCTTATACCATCAATGGGTGCCCACAACAAGCCCTCCTTCTGTATAGCCATATGATACGCCAAGGAGTTCCACCTGATAAGTTCACCTTTCCATTTGTTATTAAAGCTTGCATTTCTTCTACTGCATTTGAACTAGGAAAAGTGGTTCATGGGCTAGTGATCAAAAATAGTTTCTCAAGAGATATATTCGTACAAAATACTTTGATGGACTTCTACTTCAAGTCCGGACAAATAGATTGTGGTTGCAGGGTGTTTGAAAAAATGCGGGTTCGCAGTGTGGTTTCATGGACAACCATGATTTCGGGGTTAGTTGCTTGTGGGAAGTTATGTGCTGCCCGAGGGGTTTTTGAGCGAATGCCAGCTAAAAATGTTGTTTCTTGGACTGCAATGATCAATGGGTATGTCAAAAACCAACAACCTGAAGAGGCATTTGAACTGTTCTGGAGAATGCAGCTTGGTAATGTTAGGCCAAATGAGTTCACGCTGGTAAGCTTGCTGAAAGCATGTACCCAATTCGAAAGCCTCAAGTTGGCTAGACGGATTCATGACTTTGCTCTTAAAAACGGGTTTAAAATTGATGTTTTTCTTGGCACAGCACTTATTGATACTTATAGCAAATGTGGTAGTTTAGAGGATGCAAAGAGAGTGTTTGATAAGATGCAAATCAAGAGCTTGGCTACTTGGAATTCAATGATCACTAGCTTGGGTGTGCATGGGTTTGGAGAGGAAGCCCTTGCCGTTTTTGCAGATATGGAAGAGGCGAATGTACGGCCAGATGCAATCACCTTTGTAGGTGTTTTATCAGCTTGTTTGCATACCAATAATCTGGAGGATGGTTGCAAACATTTCAAATACATGAGTGAACGTTATGGTATCACACCTATCTTAGAACATTATACTTGCATAATTGAACTGTATAGCCGTGCTGACATGTTAGATGAGGTATGCAAATTAGTGGAAGCCATGCCTGTAAAGCCTAATAGAACTAAGGAACATCATCTTTAGTGTTGATCGCACGCCAGTGAACTTAATAGATTACTCTATAGTGGTCATGTCCAATTTAATGGGACATCAGCTTCAAGTGTGAACTGGC encodes the following:
- the LOC133726840 gene encoding pentatricopeptide repeat-containing protein At3g26630, chloroplastic, which codes for MRVACLSCTPEVLPKSSPLTSCRQTKFGSQEALILLRNCTTFNHLKQIHAKIIRSSLSRDQLIIRKLIQLCSSHGKMDYATLVFHQIQGHLTFTWNLMIMSYTINGCPQQALLLYSHMIRQGVPPDKFTFPFVIKACISSTAFELGKVVHGLVIKNSFSRDIFVQNTLMDFYFKSGQIDCGCRVFEKMRVRSVVSWTTMISGLVACGKLCAARGVFERMPAKNVVSWTAMINGYVKNQQPEEAFELFWRMQLGNVRPNEFTLVSLLKACTQFESLKLARRIHDFALKNGFKIDVFLGTALIDTYSKCGSLEDAKRVFDKMQIKSLATWNSMITSLGVHGFGEEALAVFADMEEANVRPDAITFVGVLSACLHTNNLEDGCKHFKYMSERYGITPILEHYTCIIELYSRADMLDEVCKLVEAMPVKPNRTKEHHL